The DNA sequence GGCCTAACCATTGCACATGGTAACCAAAAATTTAATGGCTAGTTCGTTTATGTATTATATGATAGGCTTAATTATTGTTCTTACCGGATTTCATGTCTTATTAGATTTGACAGGATCTCTTtatgatgatgttgttatttacATGTGAAGATGTTCTGACACTCAAATTAGTGACGTATAAGTATGAACATGTATCAAAATAAGTTGTATTAAGGTTAAATTTTACCTTAACCTTGGAGACCCTTTTATAAGTTAAGATTGGATCTCtgatctcaatctcccttgttagatagtataatttaaaaaaaaatgatcttatcttattttttctctaataaaaaattacacaaagaGGAAttacttcttattttatttgatcGGAAATAGTGCATCTAGATTGATTCCTAAGGCAGGTAATGCCGAATCAAGGATAAGGCAATAAAGTAAGAAATGAAAGTTATTCGATTGTAGGGGACATTCTTATCTTTTATCAGGTAAAAGATAtgataaaatttttcttttatcttaattatatCAGTCAGGATATCTAAATTCCAAGTAGACTACTTGATCAACCATCGATTACGAAAGCTTGTCAActctaaataatataattatgttttaaatctCTTAAATTAGGGGGTCAGTCTTTTTAGTTctcaaaaaataatcataaattttagtctcttaaattaaaaaatcttttacttaaaattaaataaattcaaaactcTTTAGTTTTTCCGCCAGAATTTAAGagactaataaaatataaatttttatttgagtgaaggaactaaaagaaatattttttagatttggaAGACTAAAAATACTGCAGCATACGTTTTaatttgaaagactaaaaataaactcttaatttttttttacataacaaACTCTaatttaagagactaaaaacataattaaataattaagcatataaaaaatttcagaagATTTAAGAGCTGTGAATAGTAAAAAGGAGAAACCCCCCATCCAGATGAATTGCACAGCAATGCAGTTAGTTGGGCTTTGGGCCCATGGgttcatattattttatagttaaaCATATGCACCCGGGTCACACGCTAGTTCTGAATTAGTCCTAAAAGTGCAGTTGAATCAattcaagaaaattaaaatccaaaaacaaaaaacaaaaaaaaccgaTTTGTGGTGTGTGTAGCTTCTAATATGACGACAGAGGTCCATATAATGCGTGGACATTAAACTCACCTTCTCTGTAGCCATAGAATTTCACATTTTATCTTTTGCATTGAGCAACTAACTCACTCGCGCCATGGCTGCTACCATCATCACCACATGCAAGCTCTCACTGCTTTTGAGTCTTCTCTCAGTTTCACTTTTGCTGGGTGTGAGGTCTGATACCCTTCAGAATGTAGGCGCAATTCCCCCCACATGCAAGCGCATAGAGTGTCCCAGCTATGATGTCATTCACGTAGGCAACGGCTACGAAATCCGTCGCTATAATTCACCCGTTTGGATTTCAAACAGCCCCATTCAGGACATTTCTCTCGTTGAAGCCACAAGAACCGGCTTCAGGAGGTCATTTTTATCTCTCTCTGCTAAGTCTAACTTTTTCAATATGTTAGTGTTCATCTAAGGGTCGTtaagaaagaataaaaggaGGCAAAGGTTGCCGGTATGATCCTTCCTACTaatataaatttacaaattaacatttgtcgataaaaaaaaaatctatgttAACTCGGTTAGTAAATCCAGTATGTTCATCCAGTATTTTAACATGCACTACCgacaaatttgtttttaaaattgtgttGTACAAATGCCTCAGAAGGGTCTTTGTTCAACCCTGTTTGTCATTTTGGTTAATAAGCAATTTCACTAACAAAGTTAACATACTGAATATAAATAACATGTTAAAATTTTAGAGAAACTGAAatgggataaaaaaaaaataaaaattggagggACCAATTCtagatttcatatattttagagAGACCAAAAACATACTTTATCCTAAGTAATTTATATAGCTCGAActaaattactatttttgttCATAAGTTGTGTAAACTGGGAAAAGTTTTCAGCAAGAGTAAGTGCATAGGACAGAGGATAGTACCATCCAAGGAGTTTGATTAAATTTGAGTAACCTTTGTGTTTTGCTTAGGTTATTTGACTATATTCAAGGTAAGAATAACTACAAGCAGAAGATTGAGATGACAGCACCTGTGATCAGTGAAGTATTACCCAGTGATGGACCCTTCTGTGAGTCCTCATTTGTTGTGAGCTTCTATGTGCCAAAAGAGAACCAAGCAAACCCGCCTCCTGCGAAGGGCCTTCAAGTTCAAAGATGGAAGACCGTGTTTGTGGCAGTTAGACAGTTCGGTGGATTTGTCAAAGATTCTAGTGTTGGGGAGGAAGCTGCTGCCTTGAAGGCTAGCATTGCTGGAACCAAGTGGGCTGATGCAGTTGAGAAAAGCCAGAAGAGAGCTGGCCATGCTTCTGTTTACACGGTTGCGCAGTACAATGCCCCTTTTGAATATGACAATAGGGTCAATGAGATATGGTTCTTGTTTGATATTGAAAATGAACTGCAAACCGTGTGACAAAATAAGCTTTCAACATGAATGCAATATGCATAGTGCAGACTGAGGTGTAAGGACATCTTGAATGGATGAATAAAGTGTTTTGCTTTTAGCTAAAACACTGCTTTCTGATTGACTTGCTTTTAGATTCATCATAGCTATATAGTTCAGAGGCAATTTTACTCTTGAAAACTTTTCATTATGAATTGATATGGGTTTTGAAGTGAGCATGTGGTACATATctatacttttttctttgtttgtttgaaAGAAAGAATTTGATAAGTCTGCACTCAAATGCATTATGATTGCCACCACCTGAGTATCATATACTTTGTGAATGGTGTTTACAGAAACTTGAGTCTTCAGTACTATAATTTACATGTTATGAACTTTACTGCAGATAGTGAAAATTAGAAAACAagacttgataaaaaaaatgtcaacaaaAGGCCGAATATGTTTGCAAGATTTCGTCAAATCAGCATTCGAAAACCAAGTTTTGTTCACATTGTTAGTTTGAATTAGTAACATTTCTTTCCTTTCCTTGGCTTCAATATAGATTGATTAGTTTAGTTAAAAAGCAGACTATCACGTTATATGGGTTTCTTTTTCATGATAAAGTTTATTCGAAATTTCAAATTACGG is a window from the Glycine max cultivar Williams 82 chromosome 2, Glycine_max_v4.0, whole genome shotgun sequence genome containing:
- the LOC100305993 gene encoding uncharacterized protein LOC100305993 precursor; translation: MAATIITTCKLSLLLSLLSVSLLLGVRSDTLQNVGAIPPTCKRIECPSYDVIHVGNGYEIRRYNSPVWISNSPIQDISLVEATRTGFRRLFDYIQGKNNYKQKIEMTAPVISEVLPSDGPFCESSFVVSFYVPKENQANPPPAKGLQVQRWKTVFVAVRQFGGFVKDSSVGEEAAALKASIAGTKWADAVEKSQKRAGHASVYTVAQYNAPFEYDNRVNEIWFLFDIENELQTV